In Haliscomenobacter hydrossis DSM 1100, the DNA window AGATGGCCTGAAATGTGATCGGAATGGGCGCATTTATGTCACTTCACTTACGGGCATTCAGGTACTCGACCAGTTAGGCCGCGTCAATGCCATTTTGCCGACACCCAAAACCAAAGGGCAGGTCTCCAATTTGTGCTTTGGAGGCAAGGATTTTGATACCATGTACATTACTTGTCACGATAAAGTGTTCAAGCGGAAATTCAAGGTGCCGGGGGTGAATGCGTTTGAGGTGCCGCTGAAGCCGAAGGCGCCGAGGTTGTAGGAGCTTGACAGTAAAATCAATAAAATATGTCGGGGCTATTTTCGAAAAAGAATAAAAATATCGACAGGAAAAGACCAGATTTTTATGATGGTATTGTAAACCAGCAAGAGTATGAGACCATACTTGAGCATGCCATCTCTTGTGCAGAACAAATTGGAGAATTGGTAATGGTGGCAAATGGAACGATAACCATTACTAATTCGGACAATCAAAATGGAAAAACCGAATTTCATCTAGATAACCTGGTTCGTAGATGCAGCAAAAATGAGGCTGACGATTGGGAAGAGCTGATCATCAATCATTTTCGAAGGTTTTTTTCTGATTCTAATAAAGAGAAATACATTTACAAAGACTTCGATTTCGCAAGTCAAATGCTCAAATTTTTAGTCCGAACGTACGATATTGTTGAAGGAAAAGATGATTTTGTTTGTAGGGTGGATCTGCCTGAAACCAGTACTTTTTTAATTTTGGACTATGACGAAACCTTTCATTTTGTTCGAAAAGATAGAATTAAGGAATGGGACAAGACTCCAGAAGAACTTTTTGAAGTTGCGCTTGAAAACGTTGCCGCAGAAGAAGTGGAAGTAAAAGAATTTCTATGGATGGAGGAGTTTGAAATGTATACTTTTTTCAGTGATGATTTTTCAGCTTCTTTTATTGTTGATTTATCACACAATGCCAATTTTACGATTGGTCAATACGGCGCGGTAGTGACCATCCCGGCTAAAGGTTCGGCATTTGTTCATCCCTTGCATGAGAATACTGCTTTAAACTTTATTGCTTCATTTCATGAGGTACAACAAGAGATTATGAAAGAAGATGAAGTTCCCATAACCGATAAATTCTACTGGTATTATCAAGGTAAGTTTGTACAATTTACAGAACAAGAAGAAAGTGGGAAGGTCCATATTTCTCTGCCTCCCGATCTCAAAAAACTTTTCAAAGATTCTAGTTTGTGACGCTATGCCTGGAGAAAAAGACCTCAACACCTTACTTCGAACCATGCGCCCCGCCCTCAACCCCGGCGACTACGTTTTTTGTGTCATCCCTAGCCTCAACGCCATCAACCTCGGTGAGGTGCTGCTGCTCTTCAAAGAGGCAGAAGGGTACACCGTAATCGTCAGCAAGGAACTGGCCGACGACTTGAAGTTGGAGTATTCGTTTGTAGCGGCATGGATCACACTAAGTGTCCATTCTGCCCTAGATGCGGTTGGACTGACTGCGGCCTTTTCAAATGCACTCGCTGCAGGAGGAATCAGTTGCAATGTGGTGGCTGCTTTTTACCACGACCATATTTTTGTGGACAAAAGAGATGCAGAAAGGGCGATGAAAATCCTTGAACAACTATCAGAAAATTAATTCGTAGGGAACTTGGTCATTCGTGCAACTTTTCCCCAAACATGCCGTCCATTAATAATGGGAAATAAAAGTGGCTCAACCTGTTGCCACCTCGCTCTGTCGTAAAAATTTAGATCAATGAGCACCTACCTGATCGCAGGTACCTTGCTGTGTGCAGCAACGGCATTTTCCCAAATTTCGCCGGATCCCCGGCACCTCGAAGAAATTGCTTACGACTCGAAAAGAAACAAAATTGTTCTTTTTGGCGGAGGTGGCAATGTGATTGGCAAAGGACTTACCTTCCCCGATCACCTTAGTGAATGGGATGCATCCATCTGGAAAGACTTTCAACTTCAGGGGCCGGGTAATCGTTCCGGACATGCGCTTGTTTATGACGCGTACGAAAGGGCCACTTTGTTGATTGGAG includes these proteins:
- a CDS encoding ACT domain-containing protein, producing MPGEKDLNTLLRTMRPALNPGDYVFCVIPSLNAINLGEVLLLFKEAEGYTVIVSKELADDLKLEYSFVAAWITLSVHSALDAVGLTAAFSNALAAGGISCNVVAAFYHDHIFVDKRDAERAMKILEQLSEN